One segment of Hippopotamus amphibius kiboko isolate mHipAmp2 chromosome 2, mHipAmp2.hap2, whole genome shotgun sequence DNA contains the following:
- the C2H8orf58 gene encoding uncharacterized protein C8orf58 homolog isoform X3 has translation MLGRRRVFAVQPLGGRDGAGEDLTRGCVVPGVTSTYRRIPDAAPGCSADSWRENGRLRGPGRQAPLLKLASQDSGVEMAVGDNSPASSLGLSQDSLNCEPVGSAEPPALGAVGPPAHLSRLLASRKLEQVLKRSRQLPTSPASLSQHYRSPKLPSKPECEMPLFGAGAQEATEAERDLEAGLEEAEVVGGLGPEAWACLPGQGLRYLEHLCLVLEQMARLQQLCLQLQTQRAPGDPEEEEETALAPSPPPFHTPGSEVPGPWERLSQTEETGAKTASPPKVGVPSTRPSRMSEALAEPAHTFPSSQGHKRDLSH, from the exons ATGCTGGGCCGGCGGCGCGTCTTCGCCGTGCAGCCGCTGGGCGGCCGGG ATGGGGCAGGCGAGGACCTGACACGTGGTTGTGTAGTGCCTGGAgtcaccagcacttacagacggATCCCGGATGCTGCTCCAGGGTGCTCGGCAGACTCCTGGAGGGAGAATGGCAGGCTGAGGGGTCCCGGGAGGCAGGCGCCGCTTCTCAAACTGGCCTCCCAGGACTCAGGAGTGGAGATGGCGGTTGGGGACAACTCCCCAGCCAGCTCACTGGGCCTTTCTCAAGACTCTCTGAACTGTGAGCCCGTGGGGAGCGCTGAGCCCCCGGCCCTTGGTGCTGTGGGGCCTCCTGCCCACCTGAGCCGGCTTCTAGCCAGCCGCAAGCTGGAGCAGGTGCTGAAGCGGTCTCGCCAGCTCCCGACGTCCCCTGCCAGCTTGTCACAACACTACCGCTCCCCGAAGCTGCCAAGCAAGCCTGAGTGTGAAATGCCCCTTTTTGGAGCAGGGGCACAGGAGGCCACCGAGGCAGAGCGTGACCTAGAAGCAGGCCTGGAAGAAGCAGAGGTG GTGGGGGGCTTGGGGCCTGAAGCTTGGGcctgcctcccagggcagggTCTTCGCTACCTGGAACACCTGTGCCTGGTGCTGGAGCAGATGGCGAGGCTGCAGCAGCTCTGCCTGCAGCTGCAGACTCAGAGGGCCCCTGGG GACccggaagaggaggaggagacggcCCTGGCGCCTTCACCTCCACCCTTTCACACCCCAGGCAGTGAGGTACCTGGGCCGTGGGAGCGACTCAGCCAGACAGAGGAGACAG GAGCAAAAACAGCTTCACCCCCGAAGGTAGGGGTGCCCAGCACCAGGCCTTCCAGGATGTCAGAGGCCCTGGCAGAGCCAGCTCACACCTTTCCATCCTCCCAGGGTCACAAG CGGGATCTCTCCCACTGA
- the C2H8orf58 gene encoding uncharacterized protein C8orf58 homolog isoform X2: protein MLGRRRVFAVQPLGGRDGAGEDLTRGCVVPGVTSTYRRIPDAAPGCSADSWRENGRLRGPGRQAPLLKLASQDSGVEMAVGDNSPASSLGLSQDSLNCEPVGSAEPPALGAVGPPAHLSRLLASRKLEQVLKRSRQLPTSPASLSQHYRSPKLPSKPECEMPLFGAGAQEATEAERDLEAGLEEAEVVGGLGPEAWACLPGQGLRYLEHLCLVLEQMARLQQLCLQLQTQRAPGDPEEEEETALAPSPPPFHTPGSEVPGPWERLSQTEETGAKTASPPKVGVPSTRPSRMSEALAEPAHTFPSSQGHKDCIKGPPRKASKPFPPKDLYAIISG from the exons ATGCTGGGCCGGCGGCGCGTCTTCGCCGTGCAGCCGCTGGGCGGCCGGG ATGGGGCAGGCGAGGACCTGACACGTGGTTGTGTAGTGCCTGGAgtcaccagcacttacagacggATCCCGGATGCTGCTCCAGGGTGCTCGGCAGACTCCTGGAGGGAGAATGGCAGGCTGAGGGGTCCCGGGAGGCAGGCGCCGCTTCTCAAACTGGCCTCCCAGGACTCAGGAGTGGAGATGGCGGTTGGGGACAACTCCCCAGCCAGCTCACTGGGCCTTTCTCAAGACTCTCTGAACTGTGAGCCCGTGGGGAGCGCTGAGCCCCCGGCCCTTGGTGCTGTGGGGCCTCCTGCCCACCTGAGCCGGCTTCTAGCCAGCCGCAAGCTGGAGCAGGTGCTGAAGCGGTCTCGCCAGCTCCCGACGTCCCCTGCCAGCTTGTCACAACACTACCGCTCCCCGAAGCTGCCAAGCAAGCCTGAGTGTGAAATGCCCCTTTTTGGAGCAGGGGCACAGGAGGCCACCGAGGCAGAGCGTGACCTAGAAGCAGGCCTGGAAGAAGCAGAGGTG GTGGGGGGCTTGGGGCCTGAAGCTTGGGcctgcctcccagggcagggTCTTCGCTACCTGGAACACCTGTGCCTGGTGCTGGAGCAGATGGCGAGGCTGCAGCAGCTCTGCCTGCAGCTGCAGACTCAGAGGGCCCCTGGG GACccggaagaggaggaggagacggcCCTGGCGCCTTCACCTCCACCCTTTCACACCCCAGGCAGTGAGGTACCTGGGCCGTGGGAGCGACTCAGCCAGACAGAGGAGACAG GAGCAAAAACAGCTTCACCCCCGAAGGTAGGGGTGCCCAGCACCAGGCCTTCCAGGATGTCAGAGGCCCTGGCAGAGCCAGCTCACACCTTTCCATCCTCCCAGGGTCACAAG